Proteins encoded in a region of the Candidatus Eremiobacterota bacterium genome:
- a CDS encoding SH3 domain-containing protein: MKKNALLIVFLLLLLAVTCAVPAWAYEIAAFTDKGPVNVHLLPDKNSRVLTTVNKGELCLVLNRKQGDWWQVFALHNTIGYVHKSKLVIRWNDGKSIATINDQDGYAIMYTGASQNTRIIRKVMEGEEFIVVGKDAWYRIVTNDCKEGFVLAGKVVELYPMP; this comes from the coding sequence ATGAAAAAGAATGCCCTTCTGATAGTTTTTCTTTTACTGCTCCTTGCCGTCACCTGCGCAGTACCCGCATGGGCTTACGAGATTGCAGCCTTCACCGACAAGGGGCCCGTCAACGTGCACCTGCTGCCCGACAAGAACTCCAGGGTCCTCACCACCGTGAACAAGGGCGAGCTCTGCCTGGTGCTCAACCGCAAGCAGGGCGACTGGTGGCAGGTTTTTGCCCTTCACAACACCATCGGGTACGTGCACAAGAGCAAGCTTGTCATCCGCTGGAATGACGGCAAATCAATCGCGACCATAAATGATCAGGATGGCTACGCCATCATGTACACGGGAGCCTCCCAGAACACCAGGATCATAAGGAAGGTGATGGAAGGCGAAGAGTTTATCGTCGTAGGCAAAGATGCATGGTACCGCATCGTGACCAACGACTGCAAGGAAGGCTTCGTCCTGGCAGGAAAAGTCGTGGAGCTATATCCCATGCCCTAG
- a CDS encoding glycyl-radical enzyme activating protein yields MKTSEIPDGLIFDIQGHSVHDGPGCRTLIFMAGCPLRCEWCANPEGQYARPVLMYRPARCRRRPWSCVSACPREAITCRQNQEIPLSFNRALCDECRTYECITACFSEALVLSGAYYSLEKVMHIIRRDRDYWGEGGGITIGGGEPLKQPSFVTAVLESAGAAYIHTAIETSAMSPRETFHRVLAHAEWAFIDIKHMDPVKHREGTGADVEPILANISSLGNSSWSGRAVIRVPVIPGYNDTEENMRATGRFVRSAGLTEMNLLPFHRLGASKYTALGRACRYGSTESPADEHVDSLAKYIEDEGVTCYRGHDTPF; encoded by the coding sequence ATGAAAACTTCTGAAATACCTGATGGCCTCATATTCGACATCCAGGGTCATTCCGTCCATGACGGGCCGGGATGCAGGACCCTCATCTTCATGGCAGGGTGCCCTCTGCGCTGCGAGTGGTGCGCCAATCCTGAAGGACAGTATGCCCGCCCCGTGCTCATGTACCGCCCCGCCAGGTGCCGAAGGCGCCCATGGAGCTGCGTGAGCGCCTGCCCCCGCGAGGCCATCACCTGCAGGCAGAATCAGGAAATCCCCCTCTCCTTCAACAGGGCCCTCTGCGACGAATGCCGCACCTACGAGTGCATCACAGCCTGCTTCAGCGAGGCACTTGTGCTGAGCGGTGCATATTATTCCCTCGAGAAAGTGATGCACATCATCAGGCGTGACAGGGATTACTGGGGAGAAGGTGGCGGCATTACCATCGGCGGCGGCGAGCCCCTCAAGCAGCCCTCTTTTGTCACGGCCGTCCTCGAGAGCGCAGGAGCCGCCTACATTCATACCGCGATAGAAACATCGGCCATGAGCCCCCGGGAGACCTTTCACCGCGTGTTGGCCCACGCTGAATGGGCTTTTATTGACATCAAGCACATGGACCCGGTAAAGCACCGGGAGGGCACCGGCGCCGACGTGGAGCCAATCCTCGCAAACATCTCATCCCTCGGGAACTCTTCATGGAGCGGAAGGGCCGTCATCAGGGTGCCCGTCATCCCGGGATACAACGATACCGAGGAGAACATGAGGGCCACGGGACGCTTTGTCCGCTCGGCAGGACTCACGGAGATGAACCTGCTCCCCTTCCACAGGCTCGGGGCTTCCAAATACACGGCCCTCGGGAGAGCCTGCCGCTATGGATCCACGGAATCTCCAGCCGATGAGCATGTTGACAGCCTCGCGAAGTATATTGAAGACGAAGGCGTCACGTGCTACCGGGGCCACGACACCCCATTCTGA
- the hpdB gene encoding 4-hydroxyphenylacetate decarboxylase large subunit, producing the protein MGKKLSQVLEEAGITIGGDGGEKRQGGKDREVKREPGARARTLREIYFKTLSSANNEFPYWYCRKYFELDSEIPVVRRARALKEAFSHLTPVIYPGELIVMGRASYYRGSFPMPWLSEGFYMAREDEFYKEAMKRGATSADEHSRFGAGGGNVTESFGKVVSIAGKFGMRAEEVPALLSLARMWHTRSVDDLGHAYEQCVPGYDIKEKIMRSIVCMFDSGYTLPQGREVINYYYPLQYGFDGIKAIAREKMAAVAGNADGDGIAGMNRLYNYKAVIEVTEGIQAWIENYAREARRLAGFSKERKKEYIAIADCLEWIAHRPPRTFRDAVQLCWTIHIAVLNEDAISGLSPGRLGQVLYPYYAHDMEKGLITRDEVLELLECQRVKFTCIDCFASMGVVGGVLSGNTFNNLSLGGLDREGKPAANDLELLLLEAGITLAAPQPTLSVLYDERLPEEFLLKAIECVKTGTGYPAFMNNRVAMDFINEHYGPEGMTPREARAWAVGGCLETSPGSWMPLDFEGKRWWIPGGSGQPTSVGVHFISLPKVLELVLFDGVDKRTGERVFPAHGKSLATYEDLFTQFQHYFSMAVEVLTRCNNIQHDVWRKNNMAVFHSLLKPDCLEKGHLINEMGYRYNATFNVESTGTANLVNSLAALRHLVYDSKKLTLDEMKEALLGNFGFKTAQEVNSFSLMDQEKRDESGAYDKIHFLCLTSPKYGNDDPYADTILKDWEEWFCSMCRRYESLYGKPLYPCQISVSTHGAMGAATLAGPDGRLSGTTFADGSLSAYPGTDRKGPYALFTSATIWDHSQSQNSQMNLKVHPATVKGMEGARKLLALTRAYMRAGGFHVQYNIVDSTLLKEAQLDPDHNRELMVRVAGFTQYWVEIGKPIQDEVIARTEIEEVS; encoded by the coding sequence ATGGGGAAAAAACTGTCACAGGTCCTTGAAGAGGCTGGAATCACCATTGGTGGGGATGGCGGCGAGAAAAGGCAGGGCGGGAAGGATCGGGAGGTGAAGCGCGAGCCCGGCGCAAGGGCCCGCACGCTTCGCGAAATCTATTTTAAGACCCTCAGCTCGGCGAACAACGAGTTTCCTTACTGGTACTGCAGGAAATACTTCGAGCTTGACTCTGAGATCCCCGTGGTGAGGCGCGCCAGGGCCCTGAAGGAAGCCTTTTCGCACCTTACGCCCGTGATATATCCCGGAGAGCTTATCGTGATGGGGAGGGCTTCCTATTACCGCGGCTCCTTCCCCATGCCCTGGCTTTCCGAGGGTTTCTATATGGCAAGAGAGGACGAGTTCTACAAGGAGGCCATGAAGCGGGGCGCCACGAGCGCCGACGAGCACTCGCGTTTCGGCGCCGGCGGCGGGAACGTGACGGAGAGCTTCGGGAAGGTGGTTTCCATCGCCGGGAAATTCGGCATGCGCGCCGAAGAGGTACCGGCGCTCCTTTCACTTGCCAGGATGTGGCATACAAGGTCCGTTGACGACCTTGGCCACGCTTACGAGCAGTGCGTGCCGGGCTATGATATCAAGGAGAAGATCATGCGCTCCATCGTGTGCATGTTCGACTCGGGCTACACCCTTCCCCAGGGCCGCGAGGTCATCAACTATTACTATCCGCTCCAGTACGGCTTTGACGGCATTAAAGCCATCGCCAGGGAAAAAATGGCAGCCGTCGCCGGGAATGCCGACGGCGACGGAATCGCGGGTATGAACAGGCTTTACAACTACAAGGCCGTCATCGAGGTGACAGAGGGAATCCAGGCCTGGATTGAAAATTATGCCCGCGAAGCCAGGAGGCTCGCCGGCTTCTCAAAGGAGAGGAAAAAGGAATATATTGCCATCGCCGACTGCCTCGAATGGATTGCCCACAGGCCGCCCCGCACCTTCAGGGATGCCGTGCAGCTCTGCTGGACCATCCACATTGCCGTCCTCAACGAGGACGCCATCTCGGGGCTCTCGCCGGGAAGGCTCGGCCAGGTGCTTTATCCTTACTACGCCCATGACATGGAAAAAGGCCTTATCACCAGGGATGAAGTGCTTGAGCTGCTGGAGTGCCAGCGCGTCAAGTTCACATGCATAGACTGCTTCGCCTCCATGGGCGTCGTGGGCGGCGTGCTCTCGGGGAACACCTTCAACAACCTGAGCCTTGGGGGCCTTGACCGCGAGGGTAAGCCTGCCGCGAACGACCTGGAGCTTCTGTTGCTCGAGGCGGGAATCACCCTTGCCGCGCCGCAGCCTACCCTCTCGGTCCTCTACGATGAGCGCCTCCCCGAGGAGTTCCTGCTGAAGGCCATCGAATGCGTGAAGACGGGCACAGGATACCCTGCTTTCATGAACAACCGGGTGGCAATGGACTTCATCAATGAGCATTATGGCCCTGAGGGCATGACGCCGCGGGAAGCCCGCGCATGGGCCGTGGGCGGCTGCCTCGAGACGTCGCCGGGCTCATGGATGCCCCTTGACTTTGAAGGGAAAAGGTGGTGGATACCGGGCGGCTCAGGCCAGCCCACGAGTGTGGGCGTCCATTTTATCTCGCTGCCCAAGGTGCTGGAGCTCGTCCTTTTCGACGGCGTGGACAAAAGGACAGGGGAGCGGGTTTTTCCCGCCCACGGGAAGAGCCTTGCCACCTATGAAGATCTCTTCACCCAGTTCCAGCACTATTTCTCAATGGCCGTGGAGGTCCTCACCCGGTGCAACAACATCCAGCACGACGTATGGCGCAAGAACAACATGGCCGTCTTTCATTCCCTTCTCAAACCTGACTGCCTTGAGAAGGGGCACCTGATAAACGAGATGGGGTATCGCTACAATGCCACCTTCAACGTGGAGTCAACGGGCACCGCCAACCTGGTGAACAGCCTCGCCGCACTCCGCCACCTTGTCTATGACAGCAAAAAGCTCACCCTTGACGAGATGAAGGAGGCCCTCCTCGGCAACTTCGGCTTCAAGACCGCCCAGGAAGTCAACTCCTTCAGCCTCATGGACCAGGAGAAGCGCGATGAGAGCGGAGCTTATGACAAAATCCACTTTCTCTGCCTCACGTCACCCAAGTACGGCAATGACGATCCTTATGCCGATACCATATTGAAGGACTGGGAGGAGTGGTTCTGCTCCATGTGCCGCCGTTATGAGTCGCTCTACGGGAAGCCCCTTTACCCCTGCCAGATTTCAGTCTCGACCCACGGCGCCATGGGAGCCGCCACGCTCGCGGGGCCTGACGGGCGCCTTTCGGGAACCACCTTTGCCGATGGCTCTCTCTCAGCATACCCGGGCACTGACAGGAAAGGTCCCTATGCCCTCTTCACGTCGGCAACAATATGGGATCACTCGCAGTCGCAGAACTCGCAGATGAACCTGAAGGTTCATCCCGCGACCGTGAAGGGCATGGAAGGCGCGCGGAAGCTCCTGGCCCTCACAAGGGCTTACATGCGGGCCGGCGGCTTTCATGTGCAGTACAACATCGTTGACTCAACACTGCTGAAGGAGGCGCAGCTTGATCCCGACCATAACCGGGAGCTCATGGTCCGCGTGGCGGGCTTCACCCAGTACTGGGTGGAGATTGGCAAGCCCATCCAGGACGAGGTCATTGCACGAACGGAGATAGAGGAGGTTTCATGA
- the hpdC gene encoding 4-hydroxyphenylacetate decarboxylase small subunit, with amino-acid sequence MMKESAARHRDCRNFAPVDVIKGICHMTEETVSADEGSCPSCICLPRCRECLNYEEASAGLGKCAASVTGFFAYEEMAAVTCELYRHRDENF; translated from the coding sequence ATGATGAAGGAAAGTGCGGCACGGCACAGGGACTGCAGGAATTTCGCCCCTGTGGACGTGATAAAAGGGATTTGCCACATGACTGAAGAGACGGTAAGCGCCGATGAAGGCTCGTGCCCCTCATGCATCTGCCTTCCCCGGTGCAGGGAGTGCCTGAATTACGAGGAGGCCTCAGCGGGCCTGGGTAAATGCGCCGCCTCAGTGACGGGATTCTTCGCCTATGAAGAGATGGCGGCTGTCACGTGCGAGCTCTACAGGCACCGTGATGAAAACTTCTGA